The sequence AAACTCAAAGATTTCCACTGTCACAAACGCCCTCAATGACAAAGGATTGCATTTCTAAAGACAATACCACTTCATACCAGAATCCAGAGATGACAGTAATGGAAGTAGATTGTCTCTCCAAAAAGTTCTTCAACACCTTGTTACTATAAGTGTGCGGAGCTCTAGGGAGTGGAGTACTCTGCCTAATAACCCTCTAAAGTGAGGGGAGTACCAGCAAGACTCTACCTTGAGAACACCTCAtcaaggaggctcacagagcTGATCAACTTGATATAACCACTGAACAGATCTCTAGAGAGTGAAGTACTCTGCATAACAACCCTCAAGAGCGAGAGGAGTACTACTACACTCAACCATATGTGCTAAACAGAGCCCAAAGAGTGGAAGTCTTAGCAAAATGACTCTCTAAACTGAGAGGAGGCCTAACTACACTCTGGGCCCTATCTTGCACCCAGCGCAATTGACTTTGTACACCGATGCATGTGTCATTCCTATTTTGCACCCGCGCAAAGCGCgcttttccctccacagaagcacGTCGCTAAACTAGTGAATGAACTTGCGCTCCCTGGGCGGTTCAGCGCAAAAAAGGAGGCGTGTTCCGGCGCAAACAATCCCTGGTGCTATTTTGCTGTTCCATTAAACAATTGCGCCACTGACCAGAAAAAACCTAGTCTAAAGTCAGTGGCGCGTTGCGCGTTGttcattatgctattttaagggCACATGCTTGACCATAATGTATAGCGTGCACAACGCGCATACACTTTGCTCATGTAATCTACACAGATGCAACAGTTATTTTTGCAAATCATAAATTGttacactaaaaaaatattaacacatGAGATGACGGAAATCATTGTGGTGTGCCACGAAGATGTGAAAAAACCTGTTTAACCGACGCTATTTTGGGTGGGTTTCTCCCATCCCCATACAACACAACTTCTCTGTCTTTCACTGCTCTTACAAGAACATCAGTCTCCTCGGCTGTGAACCGCTCCTGGCGTGCGCCTGGTAAATACGCCATAATAATAGCAATCCATAATGGAACTTGCGCAcctgcttttaaagggaatgttGGATGacgctctgattggtttatttcacgttacgcccaaaccacacctatgaataatgaagctacttcagaccaacccattttagatttgcgccgggcgcaagagccatttatcccgccgggaaaatagcaacagcgccgagacccgcccacaaagttacttgcgcttcgcgctttgacacttgcgtttcagatcgttaaaatagggccctctGTGTCAGAGACAGTTTATCAAAGAGGTTCATCTTTCTTTTCCAAAAGAGTCAAACACCTTGACAGTACTGCTTCTACGGAGCCCTGGGTGGAGGCCTCAGCAGGACGACTCTCTAGAAAGAGAGGAAGTCTAACAACCCTCACCCTAAAGAGCAGCAGCCttataaaaaacaacttttaaaaatgacttgtctgtgtttgtggGCTGATAAAAGCACCCTATTTGTAGTATGGCTCTGTAGTCTATGGTTCCCTTAGTTATGTTTGTATCTCAGTTCCGCTACACTTTCCTTTGTAGAGAAATCTGAGCTGCGATGATGTGGCCGCTTCTTTATGAGGCATCAGTGACGTACATGTAATGCCTCAGTGGACAGTGCTTGCGCCATCAGCCAGAGAATTGGCATGATACTAGACAATCAGGCAATGGTGCAGCATTTAGTGAACCTATTCAGGGACCAAAGTTACATATGTAACTTATATGTCCTTTGTGGAACATAAAGGATAGAAAGAACCTTTATTTAGAAACTTACTATAATTTACTACCAAGTAAGCCAATCGTAGATTTAGACCAGAGGTGTCCAAACCTGATCTTGGAAGggcactgtcctgcagagtttagctccaacttgcctcaacacaccagcctggaagtttctagtaagaCATTGATTAGCTGTTTCAGGTATGTTTAATTTGGGTTGGacctgaactctgcaggaccgTGTCCCTCCgtgagcaggattggacacctcAGGTTTAGACCCCTGATTTAGATGGGTTAAttctttgttattttgtttggtGATACAAGTGGGGTCAAAAGTAAATGCTTTACCTTTAAAGCCCCATTAGATATTACAGTGTATACACAACATTAGCTGTTCACcacatttttacagtgtgtaaatgaatgacATACATTATACAATGATATTCATATAAATTTACAGTCaatgtcaataaataaatacatttcatgGTATGAGTTGCAACCTACCTCATAATAGAGAACTAGTTTGTCTGGAACTAGATTTCTTGTATCCAATAATCCACAGCCTTTAGAattgaaaattgtgtcatcatcatcatagaGGTTCTCGTCACTAGAGTCCATCTCAGTCTTCTGAGGGATGTCAGAGAAATTGAGTTTCTGTTGTAATACCTTATCCTGAGTGAAGACCAGTTGCTCCATATCAATGAACTCCTTGATTCTTTTCTCCACTTTGGTCTCTTGTTTTGACAGAATGTCATTAATCATTTTCTGAGGAGTAcaacataatatatttaatatactactactactactactacaactACTgctaatactactactactaataataatgagTTGTACTTACAGATACAATGTATCTCAGTGGAGGGTACTGGTCAAAAGATCCATAACATATCTCTCGGAAAACATTCTGAACAATCTCTGAAaatagaattttattttatgacaAGAGGGAAAATtgttatataaaacaaaaaattattaaactTAACATTTACAATCAGAATTcgagaaatgaacatttttcattatttttatgagtGCTGAACCTTGAACCTACTTCAGAGTTACTCTGAAGTGCATTGAAAAATTTGTTTATTGCTAATAATGGCTGACTATACAGTATATTTAGAAAATAGTCACTAACCTCGTACATGCTTCAGTGTTTCCATCGCTGGCACTTGAAGGGCTGCCACATGGTCTTTGATGACACATTCAAATTCACAGTAATCACTGAACGTAAGCAATTCTCTGCCACGATGCATCTCATTATACTTACCTATCATTTCATTCACTCTTGCTGTGACTACATTTGTGATAACAAAAAGAGAAGGTCTTATTAAGGTATTATGGTACAGTCCTGCAAAAGTCACATGGTTTCAATATCTTGACTCACATGATATTTCAGTGCCTCTTAGATAGATGTCCCATTTCTTAAACACAGGACGAAGAAGTGCATGaatgtttttctcttttgaaTGTCCTGTTCTACTCAGTTCATTTATTTGCTCACTGAACTCCATTATTATCtatagaggaaaaaaaataaattagaatattacatattatattacatataatataataattacatatGGGATAGATATGGATAGACAAGCTAAGTTGGATAGTTAGGTAATGTGCTGTATTTTCAGAGCTATTACCTCACTGAGAAAAGGTCCCATCAGCTCTTCTTCAAGAGGTGGACCCTGCTCATAGTTTTTAAGCTCCCTTTGAATGCTGAGTAGTTTAGTATGAATCTGCTCTGTTAAGTAGGGTAGCGATTTCTGTGTGTAtaagaaaatataattttatacattAGCGGActaatttaacatatttaaccctcttattaaatgaataaactgtGACCACTTGTGACCCACTAAAAACcatcactgtttttatgttcttatgaagtaataaataaatacatacatttaaaaaaaaaaaaaaaaaagacaagagcATAATCATTTTCTTGCCTTGATATGATCAACCAGTTCTTTGGTTAGTTTGTCTGCCAAGCATTGAGTAGATGCTTTACCATCATTCAATAGAGAgctgtcaataataataaaaaaagattattattattattattattattattattactatttaaaagttATAATTACCTGAAATATCGATGGTTCCTAAAAAAATTCATTTCCATTTCCATGGCTTTAAAAAGAGGGATTTTGTTATTGATGTCACTCTGACCACGACATCGCACAATAATGTAGCCCTTGCTGAGAGGAATGACTTTGCCCTGGACAATGTTCAAAACATCAATCTCAGCTCCTCTGTCAATAAGGTCTGGTTTCGTGAGAATTGCTACCCCATGcattcaaaaaaaacaaaacaaaaaaaaagacaaaagacaaAAGTCTGGATAAGCATGAATCTTGATGCTACAGGTAGGCctaaagaaaaatattatagAAATGCAAAAAGTTGGCAAACCAAGAGTTCTGTATCCCTCAGGGTCTACATCCTGTGCCATTCTTAATGCTTCTGTTGTTGCTATGTCAATATTGCAGGGAACAACAACTAAAATGATGGTTTCACTTTTGGCAATATATTTCAGTATCAAGTTTTtgatctaaaaaataaaagattaaatatCCTTTGGTTAAGAAGGTGAGAATCATTAAGccacaataaaacacagttcatgttgactttaagttTCATCTGTCAGCAACAAATAGATTACTTATGGCATGAAAACAAGTGTTGATTAGATCCACTGATTTGAAAGTGAATTTGATGTACATTTTTGCAGCTGCTAAAATGcctgttaataaaaatgttcaaatattAACATGCTTTCACTCACCTGGTCGCCAATATCCTCAGGTTGACCGCTCACAGGTACACGGGTTATACCAGGTAGATCAATAAGAGTGAGGTCACAAACATCAGGAGATGAAATTTCCAAAGTGATGAGTTCATCACAGATTCCAACTGTATTTCCAGCAAGCTTGTTTTGAGCTGTCAAATATACATTCACATGTTTGTAGCAGACTCAAACAAGTTTTGGATTTTCAAGTGGTATTGGTGAATTTGACCCTGGAAATCCACCTCAGGACACCAGGGTTGTGTAGCATTCACAGCTGAATGGagaaccctaaccctaacactttgtgaatttgaattgaagAAGCAAACAATCTGAATTTTGATCAACGGGGTGAAACACAGATGGAATATAGGCTAGTGCTTTTTTGAAGATGTCATTCATAATTGCATTATTTTCAGCTATGCTGGTTATGATCTGTAAGCGTTTCTGTTCATACTGACCTTCTCTGACAAGGTTATCCACCTCTGTTGAGTCTTTAAAGGTCTCTTTGTGACCACTGTAAGAAATGGTCCCTTCCCACGGTCCTTTTTTTAACTTCCGTAATTTCAACTCGAGAGGACAGCGAGTGACaataccttaaaaaaaaaaagtacaaagtTATGCAGGTCACTAGATTTCAAATCTCATTTATTTCCTAACACTGAAACAAGATCATGACCTCCCTCTTCTCCTTACATGGTACACACTGCACTACACCTACGTAAGAATAGATGTTTCTCGGATAACAGAGGGGAAAATTTTTACAGAGAAGATTTCGgcttttcgatttttttttttttttttttttgcatatacaGATTTTATGCAAATGGTTTTTATAAGCCTGAACAGAAAAAAAGGGGGTGTTAGGAATGCAGCCAAATACTGCAGAGCCAGACCATGCAACGCTTTATCCGTCAGCAAAAAGATATTATAATCAACATGGTACCTGACAGGAAGCCAGTGCAAAGATACCAAAATAGGGTTAATGTGATCAACGACCATGGTCCAAGTCAAGATTCTTACTGCCAAATTTTGCAGATATTGTAATTTGTTTAGAGAGAATTTAGAAACTCCAGCAAAGAGTGCATTATAATAGCCAATAAAAGAGAAAGCCTTTCAACAACAGAAAAAAGATAGAATAGGCCATAAGCATGCGATATTTCTGAGATAAAAAAGAAATACTGTTAACACTGTGCTTATAAAGCATCATAAGGGTATCATCTCatgaaatgacaaaaacaaagtcTTCTTTTAAATCTAAAAAGCTCTATAATGTGGCCGTAGAATTTATGTGGTATTTGTCTGCTTTAAGTAAAGTAATAAAAGTTAAGGCTTCAGTAACACCTTCTATGAAGACTGTagttataatgcattaaaagggTATTCTTAATGCGTTATAATACTTGCATAATGCCTTATAAACAACCTTAAAATATGTTGTAACTCATATTATGTTGTATTAtcaaaacggaaaactttttatgcgctTAAGCCCTTCATTTACATGACAGCGGCGTTTTGGTggtctgaaaatgcaaacttttgaaaacgggatTCAAAGtggaagtttttgaaaacgctaccgttgtattattattatccccatgtaaactgcaaaaacacgaatctgtgaaaatggtgacaGCATGTACCTGCGTattacatgtttagtctatccaccttattttttaaCATGGAAGTgaggtgttttctgtgaatgtgcgagacttccGATTTATTAGCCACCATAgggaaataacattaatatCTTAGTGCAGTTAACTGTAAAAACAAGGTGGATAGGTATGCGTGTTTGGCACGAATGCTCTAATGCGTATGCGCAGTTGCATAGTCTTTCTACTTTCCAACTACTTGTCTGGCAAGCATAATTTcagtgtttttagtcattttcgcagATTCGTGTGAATGGGGATAAGTGTCTTTTGGGCAAAAATgtgttaattaataaatactaatcATATAAATggttattattttctattttcaacattattaagtgtgaaaatatggCACCAGATGATTAGATTATATAAGTGGAGGGCAAAAAGACAGAGGCAAATGCTATTACTGCACAGGCAAACTATTGAAATATACAGTATAGTTTCATTTAGTCACAGGGGTCTGAAATAAAAGTAACTTCAGAATCTTACCACTTCCTCGAGGTAAAGCCACCCCAGAGAGAGCCTCCAAAACAGAACTCTTTCCAGAACTCTGATCTCCCACCACTGCAATGGATGGGAGATCTATATCCTTATCAATGCCGATGAACCTCAGAGAGTCAATCAACTCAATCAAAGGCTGAACAGACTCAATGAAATGATTGTGGAATGCTCCATGAGTTTCTAAACCTGAAAATAAGCTTTGTAATTACACCATcaagagagaaagaaacagaGAGATGATTTAAATAATCAGTTGGTGGTTCTGCAGTGCCAGAAAACAATACATGACCTTTCACTGCAGAGATGCTAAAAACATAACAGAAAGTTATTAATCTAAATTATAATACTTAATTATGAGGCAATGTTAGCATTAAAGttgtaaatattttagttgTATTGTTTTGCAGTAATTAAATAGTCAAACACCTGAAGCATCTGAATACTATACGGTACCTTTCTTCGTCTTTGGAGTCCATAAGTTTGCCCTGATCAtccatatttttttctgaaaatgaatCAAGAACTTTTAAACTGAGATGTGCTCTGTTAACCACATATTTAGTGTTAACAAAAACCACATTTAAAGTACACTTTAGTACTTTACTATGCGCAGTTCTATTCAAGTGaaagtaattttaaaaaagaaaatgtctaCCTTATGGTTGTGTTAAATGTAGTTCAAAAGTTCAACATCCCACAGGTTTATATAGGCTGTCTTTTACacaattttcaacatttattaacagAATATACACCAATAAAACTCACGAGTCATATGAGATGACTGAATTACTCATCATATGTCCAAAAGCGAAAGTGACAGACAGATTTTAGTTGTATATCAAAtctgttatatttttttaaatgtcatgagGTTTATCAAGGCAAGTGTCAATAAACCACTAAAGTCCATTTTCACTTTTGTCTGGCTTTCTTTTCGAAATATTCAGGTTACAGCTGTACTGTGTGGTGTTATACTCCATTGTCTTAATATGCCATAGTGTTTGACGCTCATCTACTGCTGTGTACTCCATGTTATTGATCCATCATTAGTCACCTGTTCTGTGCTTTAATAAACATTCCAGACTGTTTCATGCTATGCCTCTgtatcagtgttgccaactgttttcaattgaaagtagctaaaactggtagctaaatgtcactagatgacatcataatggcaaattcattgatctatataaatatgaatatagatcagtgggcaaaataagaatttagataaggtttgtccaagaagttgctacaaacccgattccaaaaaagttgggacactgtacaaattgtgaataaaaaaaaaagaatgcaataatttacaaatctcataaacttatattttattcacaatagaatatagataacatatcaaatgttgaaagtgagacattttgaaatgtcatgccaaatattggctcattttgaatttcatgagagctcattccaaaaaagttgggacaggtagcaataagaggccggaaaagttaaatgtacatataaggaacagctggaggaccaatttgcaacttattaggtcaattggcaacatgattgggtataaaaagagcctctcagagtggcagtgtgtctcagaagtcaagatgggcagaggatcaccaattcccccatgctgcggcgaaaaatagtggagcaatatcagaaaggagtttctcagagaaaatttggaaagagtttgaagttatcatcatctgcAGTGCATAaaatcatccaaagattcagagaatctggaacaatctctgtgcgtaagggtcaaggccggaaaaccatactggatgcccgtgatcttcaggcccttagacggcactgcatcacatacaggaatgctactgtaatggaaatcacaacatgggctcaggaatacttccagaaaacattgttgtgaacacaatccaccatgccattcgccgttgccggctaaaactctataggtcaaaaaagaagccatatttaaacatgatccagaagtgcaggcgttttctctgggccaaggctcatttaaaatggactgtggcaaagtggaaaaccgttctgtggtcagacaaatcaaaatttgaagttctttttggaaaactgggacgccatgtcatccggactaaagaggacaaggacaacccaagttgtt is a genomic window of Megalobrama amblycephala isolate DHTTF-2021 linkage group LG3, ASM1881202v1, whole genome shotgun sequence containing:
- the LOC125265248 gene encoding interferon-induced GTP-binding protein Mx1-like, coding for MDFTFHNHFIESVQPLIELIDSLRFIGIDKDIDLPSIAVVGDQSSGKSSVLEALSGVALPRGSGIVTRCPLELKLRKLKKGPWEGTISYSGHKETFKDSTEVDNLVREAQNKLAGNTVGICDELITLEISSPDVCDLTLIDLPGITRVPVSGQPEDIGDQIKNLILKYIAKSETIILVVVPCNIDIATTEALRMAQDVDPEGYRTLAILTKPDLIDRGAEIDVLNIVQGKVIPLSKGYIIVRCRGQSDINNKIPLFKAMEMEMNFFRNHRYFSSLLNDGKASTQCLADKLTKELVDHIKKSLPYLTEQIHTKLLSIQRELKNYEQGPPLEEELMGPFLSEIIMEFSEQINELSRTGHSKEKNIHALLRPVFKKWDIYLRGTEISFTARVNEMIGKYNEMHRGRELLTFSDYCEFECVIKDHVAALQVPAMETLKHVREIVQNVFREICYGSFDQYPPLRYIVSKMINDILSKQETKVEKRIKEFIDMEQLVFTQDKVLQQKLNFSDIPQKTEMDSSDENLYDDDDTIFNSKGCGLLDTRNLVPDKLVLYYEIVYQRLTDYVPMLIILFMLKDAAKTLRHQMLELRNGADVVKLLSEDSEQGRRRFDLKQRLERLTQAQELIRNRL